The DNA region TTACCATTTTAACAAGTGTCAGAATAATATAAGAATATGTTATAAGGAAATAATATGCTGTAAGAATCTTACTTGAAAGTTGTTGCTGTTTCTGTATGTTTGTATTGCTCTATTTTTTCACAATTATTCAGAATGCAAGTATAAATGAATTGCTGTCTATActgttaaaggtttttttttttttttaatcattcaatACATAATGGAACCTGAAATTTAGTGGTATCAAACAAGGTTATTCAGTACATTTATTCTACTAATTACAAATAACTTGCCAGTTTacatattaaaacaaataaaaagattagAAACAAAATTTCATAGAAACAGCAAAATGATGATGACTTGATAAGGAGTTCCCTGgccaaaatcaaagaaaaacagaactcaGAAGGATAAGGACCACTCTTAAGGATTACGTTGACCAAGATGacatttttcttctctagttaAAATACACTGCAGATTTAAACTTTAGCTAAAAAGAAGACTCTTGTCCATTCCACAGTTACATCGAACTATAAATCCATGAAACAattagaaaaagattttaaaattcttatgacTGTATTTAacatgaaaaacaacaacaaagggaCAAGATATTTGCTgtagttaatatatatatatatatatatatatatatatatatatataaagctgcctttctcctttcctccgcCATCGTGGTGGGTGTCCCTGATTCTTCCTCGCCATGTCTTCTCACAAGACCTTCAGAATCAAGAGTCTCctggccaaaaaacaaaaacaaaaccgccCCATTCCGCAATGGATTCGGATGAAAACTGGTAATAAAATCAGGTATAACTCCAAGAGGAGACATTGGAGAAGAACCAAGCTGGGTCTATAAGGAATTGCACTTGAATGGTGTgctcatttcttctgtctcaatgTCACTGTCACCACATCAAGCTGAAGATGTCACCATCATCTGGACAGCTGGACACGTTTGATTAGGGCTGTGACCAGTGGGCTGGTTCAGTAATAAATATGTGagcccttttgaaaaaaaaatatatatatagctatgtatatttgtgtgcatatatatttatagtgcATACTTATACTGAGCATATTTATACTACAATGAACCTATCTATACGTATATATGAGTAGGAATAAAGGAAAGAaggacaaaagaagaaataataaattaaaatgtaggaattcaaagaaaaatataattactaCTCATTAAGCTCAgattattttaccatttttaaagtttatctattcattttgataattttatttgaaaggtacagcaacagaaagagagaggcagacacacagagagaaagagagagagagagagagggagctattccatctgctggttcatggctATACTGCCCACAACTgcgagggctgggccaaactgaattcatgagccgggaactccatccaggtctcccacacagatagcAGGGACTCATGACTGGAGCCACCACAAGTTGCCttccaggtactttagcaggacACTGAGTTAGAAGCAGAGATGAAGGGAAGACTTGATTCCAATCATTCCAGCAGAGGATGTGGCTATCCTataggtggcttaacccactgcgccacaatgttTGTGCTGCAGGAAGTTTCTTAAACGAAACACTTGTTTCAAAGATACTGGATGCTGTTCTGAGGTAACAGTTTCTATTGCCAAAAAGGAATTGAACATTCTGCCTCCTTTCCTGTCTTGGAAATAAACAACACATTTTTGCATTTGAAAATCTATGAGAAAGTTCCTAATCATGAAATGAATTCTCAAGCTTATTTCACTTTTCAGACCCTTTTACTTAATGTCTATCAATAGCTTTTTATAAACCATGATCTTCTGAGTTTTAGGTGCAGAAAATGTGTAGTGAAGTGATACTTTATTCTTTGGAGTGAGTCCCTATCATGGATATAGAAACTGAACTGATGCAGAAAGCAAATGAATGAGTTTGAATACCCAGAACCTAGAACAATGACTTGGATATGGAAGGCCCATAGAAGTGATCTGTTGATTGAAGTTTATAAATAGTGCTGTGGTAtatgaaattattataaattttgaGAGTACAGATTATGTCTGTTCTGCCGATTTTAACTTCACTTCAGTTGTCCTCACAAAATCTGAATTTTCTCACACCATGTGTAGCTGCGAACAATATTGACATTATGCTTACTAGTGGCAGAATTACTGTGTTTTGAGACTTCTTTGGTAGGCACAGACTTTTCAAGTTTGCCTTATATTCACAttgaatacattttctttctttattttttgaagatttatttatttacttgagaggcagagttggggggggggggagagagagagagagacgtcttccatctgctgattcactctccagatagatgtaacagccagagttgagccgatctgaagccatgagccaggagcttctcctggtgcagggacccaagcacttggaccatcttctcctgctttcctaggccatcaacagacagcctgattggaagtggaaaaataGGGACTTGaattgatgccatttgggatgctgacactgcagggagatacttaacttactacaccatagtgctggcccctgcaaacattttcattttgaaatagtcAATATAGGAGACTAACAAATTTCATGATAAAGAGTTTATGAAAAGTTGTTTTTACCCAGCCTTTTATGTCATGGATGAAATGGACTAAAAAATAGGGAGGAAGGAAattccaaaaaatggaaagagaaaatggatttttaaaaaaacctcataggccggcaccacagatcactaggctaatcttccacctgcaccggcaccccgtgttctagtcccggttggggcactggattctgtcccagttgctcctcttccagtccagctctctgctgtggcctgggagtgcagtggaggatggcccaagtgcttgggccctgcacccacatgggagaccaggaagaagcacctggctcctggcttcagatcggcacagcacgccggctgtaggagccatttggggggtgaaccaacagaaggaagacctttctctctgtctgtctctatctaataaaaagaaaaagaaaaaaaaaaaactcataaaatactatgaatgttACCAGAGAAATGTTGTTAGCAATCATGTTTTCTGAATATCTACATAGtaagataaaagataaaagacagaacaaacaaaaatcaaagcctaggaaaagtaaggaaagaaataaaatgtgtatatatatatatatattagcatttttatcatttgtttctAGTATATTAGTTTCCACCACTTTTCAAAacttatatgtattatatgtttAAGTCATCATGGCCCAATATGTGTGTTGGAAAGCTTAGGTACAGATAGATAGTTTGGGAACTGCAGGTCTATATACACTTAATGTTCAGGAATAAATGATAACAACTAGATGGAACACAGAATGACCTTAAGCCAcaggaaatataaatattaataaaaataaagagattatCCCTGAACAACCCCAGCATTATCTTCTGGGattgtttatttatctatatcTTCATTAAACATTAAGACAGTTCCCCAAGGTCTGGACTAAGTCACATACCAAGtaaacagtaaatatttgtggaacaAATGAGCTGCTAAGAAGTGAGAAGAGAATCAGAAGTCAAAATTGTTATAGAAAGCAAGGTTTCTACATTGGGAGTTTGTGGTGAAGTGAAAGTGTTGTATACACATCTAAACCATTTGTAATATAAAATCTACCATAAGTTAACTGATAGTTTTTTATCATTGGCATTGTCCAGTTGATATGAGCCATTTTTGCCTCTGCCCACCAAGGGTCAAATGTAGTACTTATATTATCACTTCCTGACTTTCTATTTTCTCTGACCCTCAATTTTATtcagatatttaaaatgtattattcatAGAAATCTGTTCTCCTCTAAACTTGCTTTATTTTCGTTCTGTCTTAGTCACTGGTGATGTGGATGAAATATGCTCCTTGCATTTAAGCTGTATTTAGCCAACAACAGGACTTcaatattcacttatttttataaacagtCTCAAAGAAACTCAGGAGGTAATATTTCTCACTATTCCAGTAGGCGTCTTAgcatttgttaaaaatgtttttccaaatagtcattttttttttttgacaggcagaattagacagtgagagagagagagacagagagaaaggtcttcctttgccgttggttcaccccctaaatggtcgctaTGGTTGATGCACTTTGGCTGGcctgctgtgccaatccgaagataggagccaggtgcttcctcctggtctcccacgcgggtgcagggcccaagcacttgggccatcctccactgccttcctgggccacagcagagagctggcctggaagaagagcaactgggacagaatccggtgtcccaaacaaatccacaggcagaggattagccaagcgagctgcCGTGCCGGACAAATagtcattttttcaaagatttattttatttagttgaaagacccTGGTTTCAGGAGGGCAACTGATGACCACATGGAACCTGCTAGCCAGCATGGTATCCTCTGCCTTGGCATGAGATTAAATAGCTAGACTGCTGCTGACTTGCTGGTTCTGGGTGACTCTCCCTCATGTGGAACCACCATATTCAGGGGCAATGATTGTGATCTAGCTCTGTTGGGTCTATGGGCCAGTTGTCACCTGTGAGTGCTCATGCCATGATGCTCCCTTTGTCTACCACCTCTGAGGGTCGGTGGGTTGGTGACAGTGTCATTTATGCTGCCATGGGAATGCAGAAGTCATACCTCCCCTCTCATATTCTCACTTTGGCTCAGGCATCCCTCCAGAATTCACCACATCCTTTTCCTTTACTGTCTTTAAAGACATTTCAACCCAATAGCCTTTCGATCAGTCTCTTCTCTTGCCTGTGATCAGTGTCATGATGGCATGTTCTACCTGGCAGGAATCATCAAACAATACTGAAAAGATGAAAAGATAGGTATCCTTTGCATAAATGTGGCAATTCTTGTTCCACTTGAGCCCCTTGCTCGTGTAAGGTGCAGAGATGACAAATACCATCTTTAGGAAAACAGAGTTTTTCAGAGGCATTCAGCTCTATTTCACACCTAGTAAAGGGTAGTTTAATAAATGCTTGCtcaacaaattaataaatcataCTAAGCTTGTCTTCAGTTCACATTAATTTTACTTTGTGAAATAATGTCTCTGTATTTTCTTATCTGCTGTTGTATATACTTCTCTGTGTGCTCTTTGTACCATTAAATGTTAGCTTGCCTTTCATTCTATTCTGCATTGCTCAGGCTAAACACTTGCATAGAATAGACTTTTCTACATTCTTGCCTACAAGAACCTAACATCAATAAGGTAATcccaaaatatgttaaaattttatttatttatttattatttgaatggcagaaatatatatatagtgaggagagagaaagagagacacagaagaaatagATTTAGCAGTTTCTTTCTTCTTGCATTCTGACTTAAAATTTGAGTTGAAGACAAGGAAAAGTAAGATTTCAAGTGAAATGTCCATTGGAAAGAAAGCTAATTAATTCTGAGGTACTTAACACACATTTCATTTTGTGATataattttctcttctctctttttatctgAGAATTATATTTTTACAGTCCAGGAACAATTTATAATTTGAAACTGAATGTGATTtgattcaattaaataaacagttATCTTCCAGGTGATTTCCCATTGCATGTGAATTATACAGTAATTATGACAGACATAGTCCTAATCCTCATGGAAAAATCTACTATTAGAGATGACTTAGCAGTActacttctatgagtttcaaCAATGTAATCAGGACACgtatctcctctctctataactacgCATAACAAGTCAAGGTGTCCTGGGAATAAAGTGCTCTAACAGACAGGCCCAGAGCATTTGATTATGTTTGGAAGCTGGAGTTATCATCAGTCCTACACAGATCACGTGAACAGAGCATAAGCAAGTGAGCTTCTTTTCTCTTCAATagtatctgtttatttatttgaaaggcagagttacagagagcgagcgagcaatggagacacagaaagatcttccatttgctggttcactacccagatggctgctaaagccagggtttggccatgcagaagccaggagccaagagattcatccaggtccccacatcaatggtaggggcccaaacacttggatcatcttccactatttt from Oryctolagus cuniculus chromosome 8, mOryCun1.1, whole genome shotgun sequence includes:
- the LOC138843290 gene encoding large ribosomal subunit protein eL39-like, producing MSSHKTFRIKSLLAKKQKQNRPIPQWIRMKTGNKIRYNSKRRHWRRTKLGL